From a single Streptomyces misionensis genomic region:
- a CDS encoding peptidoglycan-binding protein, protein MAAPAFEEFEPARDCGCPGCVHRRRTPRRPLPGRIGHRPAARGMVLVAAVSAALGATPPATALTAGHGPHRQAVPGDGEPDTPQGTESPLHGPAGRPAAPGGVGTPRTTRDAIIKRARSWVTAKVPYSMSRYWTDGYRQDCSGYVSMAWGLNSNQWTGSLAKYGVRIKKSQLQPGDILLHHNTADPQQGSHVVIFGGWTDYTHTYYKVYEQTPPHTRSQTTPYPYWNHTGGYVPYRYKGLTDGSPGPEAADGKVTDLFPGAASFGPGAYNAHVTRLGQMLVARGAGPYYPKGPGPVWSEGDRRATEAFQRAQGWSDEEADGLPGPRTWALLVSGGGRDIAPDEDGPASHGVPGYPGKAYFRPGQSNDHITRLGAQLVTQGFGRFYDTGPGPRWGEADRRAVAAFQRSQGWRGGAADGSPGPETWRRLFA, encoded by the coding sequence ATGGCCGCTCCGGCGTTCGAGGAGTTCGAACCCGCGCGTGACTGCGGCTGTCCCGGCTGTGTCCACCGGCGGCGCACCCCCCGCCGCCCGCTGCCCGGCCGGATCGGCCACCGTCCCGCGGCCCGCGGCATGGTCCTCGTCGCCGCCGTGTCCGCCGCGCTCGGCGCGACGCCCCCGGCGACCGCCCTCACCGCCGGCCACGGACCGCACCGCCAGGCCGTCCCCGGCGACGGCGAGCCCGACACCCCCCAGGGCACCGAGTCCCCGCTGCACGGCCCGGCCGGCAGACCGGCCGCGCCCGGAGGCGTCGGCACCCCGCGCACCACCCGCGACGCCATCATCAAGCGGGCCAGGTCGTGGGTGACCGCCAAGGTGCCGTACAGCATGAGCCGCTACTGGACCGACGGCTACCGGCAGGACTGCTCCGGCTACGTCTCCATGGCCTGGGGGCTGAACAGCAACCAGTGGACCGGCAGCCTCGCCAAGTACGGCGTGAGGATCAAGAAGTCCCAGCTCCAGCCCGGCGACATCCTGCTCCACCACAACACGGCCGACCCCCAGCAGGGCTCCCACGTGGTGATCTTCGGCGGCTGGACGGACTACACGCACACCTACTACAAGGTCTACGAGCAGACGCCCCCGCACACCCGCTCCCAGACCACGCCGTACCCCTACTGGAACCACACCGGCGGGTACGTCCCCTACCGCTACAAGGGCCTGACCGACGGCAGTCCCGGCCCCGAGGCGGCGGACGGCAAGGTCACGGACCTCTTCCCGGGCGCCGCGTCCTTCGGGCCCGGCGCGTACAACGCCCACGTCACCCGGCTGGGGCAGATGCTGGTGGCCCGGGGCGCGGGACCGTACTACCCGAAGGGCCCGGGGCCGGTCTGGAGCGAGGGCGACCGGCGGGCCACCGAGGCGTTCCAGCGGGCGCAGGGCTGGAGCGACGAGGAGGCCGACGGGCTGCCGGGCCCGCGCACCTGGGCGCTGCTCGTCTCCGGCGGGGGCCGGGACATCGCCCCGGACGAGGACGGCCCCGCCTCGCACGGGGTGCCGGGTTACCCCGGCAAGGCGTACTTCCGCCCGGGGCAGAGCAACGACCACATCACCCGGCTCGGGGCCCAGCTGGTGACCCAGGGGTTCGGCCGGTTCTACGACACCGGGCCCGGCCCGCGGTGGGGCGAGGCGGACCGGCGGGCGGTGGCCGCCTTCCAGCGTTCCCAGGGCTGGCGGGGCGGCGCGGCCGACGGCAGTCCGGGCCCGGAGACCTGGCGCCGCCTGTTCGCGTGA
- a CDS encoding phosphonatase-like hydrolase, with amino-acid sequence MTDTTTDIRLVVLDMAGTTVADGGLVERAFAEAAAELGVREGTAEHAEHLAYVRATMGESKISVFRHLFGDEERARRANAAFEKAYGELVDAGLIAPVPGAREAIEELLASGRGVVLTTGFARITQDAVLAALGWRDLVPLTLCPADAGGRGRPFPDMVLEAFVRTKAAEDVRQVAVVGDTSYDVLSGVRAGAGLVAGVRTGAHGDEQFRAAGATHVLDSVAGLPALLAGAR; translated from the coding sequence ATGACCGACACCACCACCGACATCCGCCTCGTCGTCCTCGACATGGCCGGCACCACCGTCGCCGACGGCGGGCTCGTGGAGCGCGCCTTCGCCGAGGCCGCCGCCGAACTCGGCGTCCGGGAGGGCACCGCCGAGCACGCCGAGCACCTCGCCTACGTCCGCGCCACCATGGGCGAGTCCAAGATCTCCGTCTTCCGGCACCTGTTCGGGGACGAGGAGCGCGCCCGGCGCGCCAACGCCGCCTTCGAGAAGGCGTACGGCGAGCTGGTCGACGCCGGGCTGATCGCCCCCGTCCCCGGTGCCCGCGAGGCCATCGAGGAACTGCTCGCGAGCGGCCGCGGCGTGGTGCTGACCACCGGCTTCGCCCGGATCACCCAGGACGCCGTCCTCGCCGCCCTCGGCTGGCGGGACCTGGTGCCGCTCACCCTGTGCCCGGCCGACGCCGGCGGGCGCGGGCGGCCCTTCCCGGACATGGTCCTGGAGGCCTTCGTCCGCACCAAGGCGGCCGAGGACGTACGGCAGGTCGCCGTCGTCGGCGACACCTCGTACGACGTGCTCAGCGGGGTGCGCGCGGGCGCCGGACTGGTCGCGGGCGTGCGCACCGGGGCCCATGGCGACGAGCAGTTCCGCGCCGCCGGTGCCACCCACGTCCTGGACTCCGTGGCCGGACTGCCGGCGCTGCTCGCGGGAGCCCGGTGA
- a CDS encoding SPFH domain-containing protein, with amino-acid sequence MSTTTSHTPSGSEERPQAATATGTRPARLIRNESTTEIPVHLLFRDDPGPDGTPPRPAVVGRRQGTGELPRTSRPAERRRPLPRVDPELRERPARVLPGAAGVLAGACGVTGALAASWWAGVLPPLAVQALRLPAPADPGLGPAQWAAYAGAGLLGAAGFGGLARGRTGRAWVVGLFGRYRGTVRRTGLLWVNPLLRRRRVDVRLRHWRSEAMPAADPGGLAVRVVVLVVWRVRDTARAVLGLEDHERYLRECVEAALARVPVEPAVGSRGGPAVAGEALTRLVVAETAPAGLEVFSVRPLRAEYAPQIADAMQRRRIAALEARQRASMLSSVVDSVEDTVTRLTTRGLVELDDSERKVLVRDLTVAFCAGRGERA; translated from the coding sequence ATGAGTACGACCACCTCGCACACACCGTCCGGATCCGAGGAGCGACCGCAGGCCGCCACGGCCACCGGCACCCGCCCGGCCCGGCTGATCCGGAACGAGTCCACCACCGAGATCCCGGTCCATCTGCTCTTCCGCGACGATCCCGGTCCGGACGGGACGCCGCCGCGGCCCGCCGTCGTGGGGCGCCGCCAGGGCACGGGCGAGCTGCCGCGCACGAGCCGTCCGGCCGAGCGGCGGCGCCCGCTGCCCCGGGTCGACCCGGAGCTGCGCGAGCGCCCGGCGCGGGTGCTGCCCGGGGCGGCCGGGGTGCTCGCCGGGGCCTGCGGGGTCACCGGCGCGCTGGCCGCGTCCTGGTGGGCCGGGGTGCTGCCGCCGCTCGCCGTGCAGGCGCTGCGGCTGCCGGCGCCCGCGGACCCGGGCCTCGGACCGGCGCAGTGGGCGGCGTACGCCGGGGCCGGGCTGCTCGGCGCGGCCGGTTTCGGCGGGCTGGCCCGGGGCCGCACCGGCCGGGCCTGGGTGGTGGGCCTGTTCGGCCGCTACCGGGGCACCGTCCGGCGCACCGGGCTGCTCTGGGTCAACCCGCTGCTGCGCCGCAGGCGGGTGGACGTGCGGCTGCGCCACTGGCGCAGCGAGGCGATGCCCGCGGCGGACCCGGGCGGGCTGGCGGTGCGGGTGGTGGTGCTGGTGGTGTGGCGGGTGCGGGACACCGCGCGGGCGGTGCTGGGCCTGGAGGACCACGAGCGGTATCTGCGCGAGTGCGTGGAGGCGGCGCTGGCCCGGGTGCCGGTGGAGCCGGCGGTCGGCAGCCGGGGCGGGCCCGCGGTGGCCGGGGAGGCGCTGACCCGGCTGGTGGTGGCGGAGACCGCGCCGGCCGGTCTGGAGGTGTTCTCCGTGCGGCCGCTGCGGGCGGAGTACGCCCCGCAGATCGCGGACGCGATGCAGCGCCGCCGGATCGCCGCGCTGGAGGCCCGGCAGCGGGCCAGCATGCTCAGCTCGGTCGTGGACTCCGTGGAGGACACGGTGACCCGGCTGACCACGCGCGGGCTGGTCGAGCTGGACGACTCCGAGCGCAAGGTGCTGGTGCGGGACCTGACGGTGGCGTTCTGCGCGGGCCGCGGCGAGCGGGCGTAG
- a CDS encoding 2-aminoethylphosphonate ABC transporter permease subunit has translation MAEAVRKARVVRAGADGSPRSLGAFVRALPPVALLALFFLYPLALVVRQSFRPDSGGTSLRPYADVFASEAFRQALWTTVWLALAATAGCLVLGFLLALVIAFVPFPGAKAVARFVDVFLSFPSFLITLALLFVYGSVGMANGAWTGLTGAAQGPFQFLNTPWGVLLAEVTYFTPFVMRPLLAAFSQLDTAQLEAAGSLGARAPRIVRKVILPEALPALAAGGSLVLVLCLNEFGIVLFTGAKGVTTLPMLVYSKAILESDYPGACVVAVVNVLISVGLYGLYRVVSRRAGA, from the coding sequence ATGGCTGAGGCGGTGCGCAAGGCGCGGGTCGTCCGCGCCGGCGCGGACGGCTCCCCGCGTTCCCTCGGGGCGTTCGTCCGGGCCCTTCCCCCCGTCGCCCTCCTGGCCCTCTTCTTCCTCTACCCGCTCGCCCTCGTGGTGCGGCAGTCCTTCCGGCCCGACAGCGGCGGGACCTCCCTCCGGCCGTACGCCGACGTGTTCGCCTCGGAGGCGTTCCGGCAGGCGCTGTGGACCACCGTGTGGCTGGCCCTCGCCGCCACCGCCGGGTGCCTCGTGCTCGGGTTCCTGCTGGCCCTGGTGATCGCGTTCGTGCCGTTCCCCGGGGCGAAGGCGGTGGCGCGGTTCGTCGACGTGTTCCTGTCCTTCCCGTCCTTCCTGATCACGCTGGCCCTGCTGTTCGTCTACGGCAGCGTCGGCATGGCCAACGGCGCGTGGACCGGGCTGACCGGCGCGGCGCAGGGGCCCTTCCAGTTCCTGAACACGCCCTGGGGCGTGCTGCTCGCGGAAGTCACCTACTTCACGCCGTTCGTCATGCGGCCCCTGCTCGCCGCCTTCTCGCAGCTGGACACCGCCCAGCTGGAGGCGGCCGGTTCGCTGGGGGCGCGGGCGCCGCGGATCGTGCGGAAGGTGATCCTGCCGGAGGCGCTGCCCGCGCTCGCGGCCGGCGGCAGCCTCGTCCTGGTGCTCTGCCTCAACGAGTTCGGCATCGTGCTGTTCACCGGCGCGAAGGGCGTCACCACCCTGCCGATGCTCGTCTACAGCAAGGCGATCCTGGAGTCCGACTACCCGGGCGCCTGTGTGGTCGCCGTCGTCAACGTCCTGATCTCCGTGGGTCTTTACGGCCTCTACCGGGTGGTGAGCCGTCGTGCTGGTGCATAG
- a CDS encoding HAD-IIA family hydrolase, producing MADRKPIESWLTDMDGVLIHEGVPIPGAEAFLKKLRDSGRPFLVLTNNSIYTARDLHARLRRMGLDVPTENIWTSALATAQFLNDQRPGGSAYVIGEAGLTTALHDIGYILTDHEPDFVILGETRTYSFEALTKAVRLINAGARFIATNPDNVGPSTDGDLPATGSVAALITAATGRSPYFVGKPNPLMMRAGLNAIGAHSETSAMIGDRMDTDVLAGLEAGMRTFLVLSGVTRIAEVDRHPFRPSQIVDSIADLVDLV from the coding sequence ATGGCAGACCGCAAGCCCATCGAATCGTGGCTCACCGACATGGACGGCGTCCTGATCCACGAGGGTGTGCCGATCCCCGGCGCCGAGGCCTTCCTGAAGAAGCTGCGCGACTCGGGCCGCCCCTTCCTGGTCCTCACCAACAACTCCATCTACACCGCCCGCGACCTGCACGCCCGGCTGCGCCGCATGGGCCTGGACGTGCCGACCGAGAACATCTGGACCTCGGCCCTGGCCACCGCCCAGTTCCTGAACGACCAGCGCCCGGGCGGCAGCGCCTACGTCATCGGCGAGGCCGGCCTGACCACCGCGCTGCACGACATCGGCTACATACTCACCGACCACGAGCCCGACTTCGTGATCCTCGGCGAGACCCGCACCTACTCCTTCGAGGCCCTGACCAAGGCCGTCCGGCTGATCAACGCCGGCGCCCGGTTCATCGCCACCAACCCCGACAACGTCGGCCCCTCCACCGACGGCGACCTGCCCGCCACCGGCTCGGTCGCCGCCCTGATCACCGCCGCGACCGGCCGCAGCCCGTACTTCGTCGGCAAGCCCAACCCGCTGATGATGCGCGCGGGCCTGAACGCGATCGGCGCCCACTCCGAGACCTCCGCGATGATCGGCGACCGCATGGACACCGACGTGCTCGCGGGCCTGGAGGCCGGGATGCGCACCTTCCTGGTGCTCAGCGGGGTCACCCGGATCGCCGAGGTGGACCGCCACCCCTTCCGGCCCTCCCAGATCGTCGACTCCATCGCGGACCTCGTCGACCTCGTCTGA
- a CDS encoding ABC transporter permease gives MLVHSRGARWALWAVFLVLFLPLFALPLLVVLGASFATHWSSVLPSGPTLANYRAATRGEALQALVTSLLTAAGASLLALAAGTWAALAGAALGKRGKRVLDALFVLPVAVPSVVVGLSVLVAFSQPPLLLNGTRWIVIVAHTVLVTAFAHQSVSAAITRLDPAYEQAAASLGARPSHVLWRVRLPLLLPSLTAAAGLCFALSMGELSATMMLYPPDWTPLPVLIYAATDRGALFSGSAVAMVLMAATLLVLFAVSRVRTRASYR, from the coding sequence GTGCTGGTGCATAGCCGAGGGGCCAGGTGGGCCCTGTGGGCGGTGTTCCTCGTCCTCTTCCTGCCGCTGTTCGCGCTGCCCCTGCTGGTGGTGCTGGGCGCCTCCTTCGCCACCCACTGGTCCAGCGTCCTGCCCTCGGGCCCGACGCTCGCCAACTACCGCGCCGCGACCCGGGGCGAGGCGCTCCAGGCGCTCGTCACCAGCCTGCTCACGGCCGCCGGGGCCAGCCTCCTCGCGCTGGCCGCCGGCACCTGGGCCGCGCTCGCCGGGGCGGCCCTGGGCAAGCGCGGCAAGCGGGTGCTGGACGCCCTGTTCGTGCTGCCGGTCGCGGTGCCCTCGGTGGTCGTGGGCCTGTCCGTCCTGGTGGCCTTCTCGCAGCCGCCGCTGCTGCTCAACGGCACCCGGTGGATCGTGATCGTCGCGCACACCGTGCTGGTCACCGCCTTCGCCCACCAGTCCGTGTCGGCGGCGATCACCCGCCTGGACCCGGCCTACGAGCAGGCCGCCGCCTCCCTGGGCGCCCGGCCCTCCCATGTGCTGTGGCGGGTGCGGCTGCCCCTGCTGCTGCCCTCCCTCACCGCGGCCGCCGGACTCTGCTTCGCCCTGTCCATGGGCGAGCTGAGCGCCACGATGATGCTCTATCCCCCGGACTGGACCCCGCTGCCCGTCCTGATCTACGCGGCCACCGACCGGGGCGCCCTGTTCAGCGGCTCCGCCGTCGCCATGGTGCTGATGGCCGCCACCCTGCTCGTCCTGTTCGCCGTCTCCCGGGTCCGCACCCGGGCGTCGTACCGCTGA
- a CDS encoding IclR family transcriptional regulator, translating into MALMHEPTAPYHSAQDALRVLETVARTATGVTETGLTRLTGLGPGRLAPLLRMLRREGYVEQVGGGAYVTGDTLRRLTSAEDRERALADKLQRTLDRLRDSVGAAVYISRYVDGEVKVTQYAAGPGMPAVNEWVDFRVSAHATAVGKSLLTQLDHNARRDHLARHKMARLTSRTITSDKLLLSRLESQPPTVPVLDLQEYAVGTVCAAVPITAGASVGCLALSLPVEHAHRLKRAADALNRNAAPVLLSLAL; encoded by the coding sequence CTGCGCGTGCTGGAGACCGTGGCGCGCACCGCCACCGGGGTCACCGAGACCGGGCTGACCCGGCTCACCGGCCTCGGTCCCGGGCGGCTCGCCCCGCTGCTGCGGATGCTGCGCCGGGAGGGCTACGTCGAGCAGGTCGGCGGCGGCGCGTACGTCACCGGCGACACCCTGCGCCGCCTCACCTCGGCCGAGGACCGCGAGCGGGCCCTCGCCGACAAGCTCCAGCGCACCCTGGACCGGCTGCGCGACTCGGTCGGCGCGGCCGTCTACATCAGCCGCTACGTCGACGGCGAGGTGAAGGTCACCCAGTACGCCGCCGGACCCGGCATGCCCGCGGTCAACGAGTGGGTGGACTTCCGCGTCTCCGCCCACGCCACGGCGGTCGGCAAGAGCCTGCTCACCCAGCTGGACCACAACGCCCGCCGCGACCACCTGGCCCGGCACAAGATGGCCCGGCTCACCTCGCGCACCATCACCAGCGACAAGCTGCTGCTGTCCCGCCTGGAGTCCCAGCCGCCCACGGTGCCGGTGCTGGACCTCCAGGAGTACGCGGTGGGCACGGTCTGCGCGGCCGTCCCGATCACCGCGGGCGCCTCGGTGGGCTGCCTGGCGCTGTCGCTCCCGGTGGAGCACGCGCACCGGCTGAAGCGGGCCGCGGACGCGCTCAACCGGAACGCGGCACCGGTGCTGCTGTCGCTGGCTCTCTGA
- a CDS encoding lytic polysaccharide monooxygenase auxiliary activity family 9 protein codes for MRTKTKMSAVVLGVVTAGAFALSTGGASGHGYTDLPVSRQKLCADGTVKGCGDIQYEPQSVEGPKGFPAAGPADGQLCNGGVDRFTQLSSPTAPSGAAWPTTKVTGGQSYTFRWQFTARHATTDFKYYVTKPGWNQNHPLSRSDLNLTPFLTVPYNGQQPPATLSHSGTLPTGLSGHHVILAVWTIADTGNAFYACSDVTF; via the coding sequence ATGCGCACCAAGACGAAGATGTCCGCGGTCGTGCTCGGAGTGGTGACCGCCGGAGCGTTCGCGCTCTCCACCGGCGGCGCCAGCGGGCACGGCTACACCGATCTCCCCGTCAGCAGGCAGAAGCTCTGCGCCGACGGCACGGTCAAGGGCTGCGGCGACATCCAGTACGAGCCGCAGAGCGTCGAGGGCCCCAAGGGCTTCCCGGCCGCCGGGCCCGCCGACGGCCAGCTCTGCAACGGCGGGGTGGACCGCTTCACCCAGCTCAGCTCGCCGACCGCCCCGTCCGGCGCGGCCTGGCCCACCACCAAGGTGACCGGCGGGCAGTCGTACACCTTCCGCTGGCAGTTCACCGCCCGGCACGCCACGACGGACTTCAAGTACTACGTCACCAAGCCGGGCTGGAACCAGAACCACCCGCTGTCCCGGTCGGACCTCAACCTCACGCCGTTCCTGACGGTGCCCTACAACGGTCAGCAGCCGCCGGCGACGCTCAGCCACAGCGGCACCCTGCCCACGGGCCTGTCCGGTCACCACGTGATCCTCGCGGTGTGGACGATCGCCGACACGGGCAACGCGTTCTACGCGTGCTCGGACGTCACGTTCTAG
- a CDS encoding class F sortase yields MREEHLRGRLCTALTWAVLLLGLWLWGRAVTAVPQEARHPETGDLFALGATAPVRLPPPARPLPKALPQRIDIPRLGVQAPVVTRGLDGRGALDPPPFGQPGVVGWYGAGTRPGASGAALMVGHLDTDTRPAVFHRLRTLTPGAAVRVVRSDGRVARFTVEDVRVLPRTGFDARQAYAPRVPGRAELRLITCGGGFRDGAYTANVVVSAYLTGATG; encoded by the coding sequence ATGCGCGAAGAGCACCTCCGCGGCCGTCTGTGCACCGCCCTGACCTGGGCGGTGCTGCTGCTCGGGCTGTGGCTGTGGGGGCGGGCCGTCACCGCCGTACCCCAGGAGGCACGGCACCCGGAGACCGGCGATCTGTTCGCCCTCGGCGCCACCGCGCCCGTCCGGCTGCCACCCCCCGCGCGGCCGCTGCCGAAGGCGCTGCCCCAGCGCATCGACATCCCCCGGCTCGGCGTCCAGGCGCCGGTGGTGACCCGCGGTCTGGACGGGCGCGGCGCGCTCGACCCGCCGCCCTTCGGCCAGCCGGGCGTGGTCGGCTGGTACGGCGCCGGGACCCGGCCGGGCGCGAGCGGTGCCGCCCTGATGGTGGGCCACCTCGACACCGACACCCGGCCCGCCGTGTTCCACCGGCTGCGCACCCTCACCCCCGGCGCCGCGGTGCGGGTGGTCCGCTCGGACGGCAGGGTCGCCCGGTTCACCGTCGAGGACGTCCGCGTCCTGCCCCGTACCGGTTTCGACGCCCGGCAGGCCTACGCGCCGCGTGTGCCCGGCCGGGCCGAGCTGCGCCTGATCACCTGCGGCGGCGGCTTCCGCGACGGCGCCTACACGGCGAACGTGGTCGTCTCGGCGTACCTCACCGGCGCCACGGGGTGA
- a CDS encoding ABC transporter ATP-binding protein — translation MSIRFDSVTVAYDGNVVLDSLELAVEPGEVMALLGPSGSGKTTALRAVAGFVRPASGRVFLGGRDVTDLPPYRRGIGMVVQQYALFPHMRVDENVAFGLKARGTARSEIRQRVGEALEMTGMAAYARRHPRELSGGQQQRVAIARALAIRPGVLLLDEPLSALDARLRSGMLAELARLHRELPDVTMLYVTHDQVEALTLADRIAVMDKARLRACGTPRELYRAPTDAFTASFVGGANLLPVTVGAGGVDIAGREVKVDTAGAVAGARATLCVRPHLVGLGTGPNQLTGVVQEIQWRGATHRVHVKVGEHDVMADVRELRDPPARGAEVALHFASDDAVLLPAGVGHG, via the coding sequence ATGAGCATCCGCTTCGATTCCGTCACGGTCGCCTACGACGGCAATGTCGTCCTCGACTCCCTCGAGCTGGCCGTCGAGCCCGGCGAGGTCATGGCGCTCCTCGGGCCGTCCGGCTCCGGCAAGACCACCGCGCTGCGGGCGGTCGCCGGGTTCGTCCGGCCCGCGTCCGGGCGGGTGTTCCTCGGCGGCCGGGACGTGACGGACCTGCCGCCGTACCGGCGGGGCATCGGGATGGTCGTCCAGCAGTACGCGCTCTTCCCGCACATGCGGGTGGACGAGAACGTGGCCTTCGGCCTCAAGGCCCGGGGGACGGCCAGGAGCGAGATACGGCAACGGGTCGGCGAGGCACTGGAGATGACCGGCATGGCCGCCTACGCCCGCCGTCATCCGCGCGAGCTGTCCGGCGGGCAGCAGCAGCGCGTCGCCATCGCCCGCGCGCTCGCCATCCGGCCCGGCGTGCTCCTCCTGGACGAGCCGCTGTCCGCGCTCGACGCCCGGCTGCGCTCCGGGATGCTCGCCGAACTCGCCCGGCTGCACCGCGAGTTGCCGGACGTCACCATGCTGTACGTCACCCACGACCAGGTCGAGGCGCTGACCCTCGCCGACCGGATCGCGGTGATGGACAAGGCGCGGCTGCGTGCCTGCGGAACACCCAGGGAGCTGTACCGGGCGCCCACCGACGCGTTCACCGCGTCCTTCGTGGGCGGCGCGAACCTGCTGCCGGTGACGGTCGGTGCCGGGGGCGTCGACATCGCCGGCCGGGAGGTGAAGGTCGACACGGCGGGGGCCGTCGCGGGGGCGCGGGCCACCCTGTGCGTCCGGCCGCACCTGGTCGGGCTCGGCACGGGGCCGAACCAGCTCACCGGCGTGGTCCAGGAGATCCAGTGGCGGGGGGCCACGCACCGGGTCCATGTGAAGGTCGGCGAGCACGACGTCATGGCGGACGTCCGCGAGCTGCGGGACCCGCCGGCGCGGGGGGCCGAGGTCGCGCTGCACTTCGCCTCCGACGACGCGGTGCTGCTGCCCGCGGGGGTCGGCCATGGCTGA
- a CDS encoding 2-aminoethylphosphonate ABC transporter substrate-binding protein, with translation MPRTRVCLAIALALLATPALSACGGSSAASDAKEVTVYSADGLKGENGDGWYDKVFADFTKKTGIKVKYVEGGSGEVVQRAVREKSNPQADVLVTLPPFIQEADGKGLLEKYEPKDSTAVSGADKAPDGTWTAVVNNYFGFVYNKKELKQAPKTWDDLLDARYKNKLQYSTPGVAGDGTAVLIQAMHDLGGKDQALAYLKKLQANNVGPSASTGKLAPKVDKGELLVANGDVQMNYAQSKTMPNLGIWFPAGKDGKPSTFALPYAAGLVSKAPHGANGRKLLDFMLSQRAQAEVSSVGGGFAVREDAKATDANAAALAELMDGVEFFQPDWNDIDKNLASYVDDWKSATGS, from the coding sequence ATGCCCAGAACCCGCGTCTGCCTCGCCATAGCCCTCGCCCTGCTCGCCACCCCCGCGCTGTCCGCCTGCGGCGGCTCCTCCGCCGCCTCCGACGCCAAGGAGGTCACCGTCTACAGCGCGGACGGCCTCAAGGGCGAGAACGGGGACGGCTGGTACGACAAGGTCTTCGCGGACTTCACCAAGAAGACCGGCATCAAGGTCAAGTACGTCGAGGGCGGCTCCGGCGAGGTGGTGCAGCGCGCCGTCCGCGAGAAGAGCAACCCGCAGGCCGATGTGCTGGTCACCCTGCCGCCGTTCATCCAGGAGGCGGACGGCAAGGGCCTGCTGGAGAAGTACGAGCCCAAGGACTCCACGGCGGTCAGCGGGGCCGACAAGGCCCCCGACGGCACGTGGACGGCCGTCGTCAACAACTACTTCGGCTTCGTCTACAACAAGAAGGAGCTGAAGCAGGCGCCGAAGACCTGGGACGACCTGCTCGACGCCAGGTACAAGAACAAGTTGCAGTACTCCACCCCGGGCGTGGCCGGCGACGGCACGGCCGTGCTCATCCAGGCCATGCACGACCTCGGCGGCAAGGACCAGGCCCTCGCCTACCTGAAGAAGCTCCAGGCCAACAACGTCGGGCCGTCCGCCTCCACCGGCAAACTGGCGCCCAAGGTGGACAAGGGCGAGCTGCTGGTCGCCAACGGCGACGTGCAGATGAACTACGCGCAGTCCAAGACCATGCCCAACCTCGGCATCTGGTTCCCGGCCGGCAAGGACGGCAAGCCCTCCACCTTCGCGTTGCCGTACGCGGCCGGGCTCGTCTCCAAGGCCCCGCACGGCGCCAACGGCAGGAAGCTGCTCGACTTCATGCTGTCACAGCGGGCCCAGGCCGAGGTCAGCTCGGTCGGCGGCGGCTTCGCCGTCCGCGAGGACGCCAAGGCCACCGACGCCAACGCCGCCGCACTCGCCGAGCTGATGGACGGCGTCGAGTTCTTCCAGCCCGACTGGAACGACATCGACAAGAACCTCGCGTCCTACGTCGACGACTGGAAGTCCGCGACGGGCAGCTGA